The following nucleotide sequence is from Ornithodoros turicata isolate Travis chromosome 2, ASM3712646v1, whole genome shotgun sequence.
AGTGTCAATGGATTGGAGGTCAAGAGGAAACTTGGTGTTGGGGAGCGGATGCGGTGTGTTGCACTACTTAACGGCGTGTTTATCACTCCTCGGGAGAGCGTGCACATTTGAATTGGCGGATCAAGGAGGCGTCGCGCCGTGACTGTGATACAGTCTCAAGCAGTTATTAGCACGAACAAAGCAATTTGCCAGATAATCGATGCGATAATGCGCATCAGCCGTTTGCGATTAAAAACGGGTCAAATTATTGTTCATCCGTTTCGATCGCGCAGTATGCTAGAGGCGAAAGAGGGTATTGCAGTTAAGTGTTTTCCTcgtgttcacgtacactgtaATTAGAATAGCCATTCAGAGACTCCTAGCCTATAAAAACGAGAATCTAAACGGacgttttttttctccctctctctctttctctctccgtCTTTTTCGAAGTTTGTTCGCAACATAATGGTGACTGAATTGTTGCGCGAGAAAAGTAGGCGGGAAGAGTGATATAAccgcgatttatttttattttttattccgtaCGGTgttcagcgccgcgaagcaactgacgttatgagcggcgtatatatgtggacagatggagaaaggacagcaggaaggagtggtggggggacagggggggttagtatgcgccctggaccgacttcggggggaactgtgccgacattcgtctggaaagtcttcggaaaacccagggaaaacccccgacagcacagcaggtggtaggattcgaacccaccacctcccagtcttcagcaccacattggctaccaccaaccgAGCGCGAAGCCCTAACCCGCTCTTTTATGCAGCTGGTATCGCGAGTTAGATTTTAGAAGTTGGGGCGCGCATCCTAAAAAAGTATTAACCGACTGCCTTGCATAACAACATATAGGCTCGTTCTCACTCGTACACACAAGAGGCACACCACATAAACTATTTCTTCTCGGCTCCCGAGCAATCACGGTGCTAGTACAAGGAGTTCCCGTATTCACTACTGCTCTTTTTCCTTCTGATGTCGACCTTCGGTAGCACGCGCTGCGTCTTTTCCCGCAAATCTTCAAGGTACTGACAGTCTGCCTGCCGTACAGGAAAACATGTCCGTTCTGCAACTGGGAGCTTTTTGTGCGCTGTCTCCGAAGTATGACGTTGCTCGCGCGCTGTAATGAACAAAGTGGAGTGCTACCAACAGCGATCAAATTACTCCCCCTCTACCTCTCTATCCTAAAGTTGTCGTACAAACCACCGCGTGACGGTGTCTCGGTGAGACCGAATGTAGTTTGCTTATGCAGCGGGCCAAAAACGGTGAAAGTTTACTTCTCTGCGAAAGGCAAAATTCCTACTTGCAAGTGAGCAGCACTCTGATGTTGACCGTGCTCATTCATGATAGCTGGGGCCTACAGGCAAATTGGCTCAGGCATAGAAAACAGCTGAACGCAACTATAGGTCTAAGCGCTAGTTCTACTAGCGCTAGAAATGAAAAGAATGCTTAAAACTGCTAATTGCCTCTGCTTTTCCAGGTACACACATGTTAGTACTGCGCACTTTCCAAAATGCTGTGTTACAGAAAGACAAcgcaatgtaaaaaaaaaaaaaatattcactcGGCCTCAATGGCGCAAAGTTAGCTTCACAAACCACATGAGATGAGCAGAGGGCCATTTCGCCAGGATATTGCGATTATACAAATAGGTATCAGGACAAATAGCACACATGAATGCTCGCAGACTTATACTGCTGGAAAGTAACAATAATCCAATACCGGAATACACGAGACAAGTAACCAAGGGACAAGGATTCAGTAAGTGAGGACCCCCCCTCCGAAGCCTTGTGCATTGATTCTCAATAGTGTCTGGACATTTTATAGTAAGTTTAGTTACTGTGTCTGCTCAAATAAATTTTGAATAGTTTACTTAACAGACCATGTGCAACTTTGTTTTCAGAAATACTGTTTAAAATTATGTGCAATGGCTATCTACAGAATATACGCAGCAGTAATACGCGAAATCTTCAATACCATAGAAACCGGATCCAAATGACAGTTTTCATTGTTATATTTGAATTCAGCACATCGACGAAATTGCACATTTCATTTCTAAACCTTACAGATTTTAAAAATTTGGAGACATGTGTAAGTCTTCTTTGCGCTTGGTTTTCAGGCATTGCTAATCACAGACTTCGGTGGCGAATCAAAAATTTTCCCGGTTCCGGCACAGTTCAGTTCAGTATAGTCGTGGGTCATCAGGGTGAGGAAATAATGCTCTGCAATATGACAATATCCTTTAGAAAGCTTTCGAACCTTCGTCTCAAAAGAGGCAGAGGAGTTATCGCAGTGTCACTTATCATAGTCATTGCGGGGCCTTGCCTGAACGTTTCCACTTGCACCACTGGATGCATGAATAGATATGTAAACGCAAATATGTTGATGGTAGACCCAAAAATGTGGATCCGTCTACTCCATGACACAGAAAGCTGACACTCCTGGAATCAGCAGGAGGTACTTCTATGTTTCTATTCCGCACGCTACACTGGCCCTGTTCCTTTTCTCTTTCGTGGTTCCAAACCAGGTGCAGGTTATTATCATGGCACGAAAGCTAACCATAAGATCAATAACTGCTAAGCAGCGCAGCTCAAACGTGCACGGAAAAAGACTGcacgaaataagaaaaaataaagataAATTACAGGTGCATGGCTCCTGAAGGTTCACAGATGTTTATCAACCGCGACAGAAGTGTCCTCATCTGTCATGCGGCGGTGGTTGCACCTTTCCTGCATCATTTGTTGAATTCATTGCGTGAATCGGTTCGGTATCGTTGTCTGAAACGACTGGAATTGAGACCGAACATACGACACCTGTTCTTCCGTATATGCGCTGTTGCTGTTAAACATAGGTTGTTATGCGGCCTCTTGGTGCTGACTCAAGGAATCATGATGTCGCACGGGTAACGGCTGAAATGTGAGCCCGctttcaaaaagcaaaatgCTATGAAAAATGAGCAACTCCCATTCGGCGTGTGCCGTCTCGAAACGTCTTGCCAAGCTTGAGGGGAGCGGAACATTGTTGCGTGGAACAGGCGTAGTTGCAAAGAGAACCACGGAATACGCCCTCCTCTGTGACAACGATTTGTCGGAAGTACAAAAGAAcgcattactttttcttttactAGAGCAAAATAACGCACGGTCATTATCTTTCATGGAGAAGAAAATGACAACTAGGGCAACCAATCCGGTTATGTGAGAACAAAACGCTTAGAGAAAAGGACATATGCCTACCATGTCACTGGAGCGGTACCACAGCGCGCAAACACAAAGCGTCGCAGAAGACAGACGACATGTCACATGTCCGTGCACTCGCTCGTGCAGGACCAACTTCCTAGTCACGACGAGACAGCCAGACTGAGATGTAATCAGCTGTGTGCCGATAACGTCAATCGTGATTCTTGAGTAACACCGTGCGAGACACGTGTCTGATATTTATCGGAGTCTATTGCTCCAATGCAGCGCTGAGGTTCAAGGCAACTATATCGGTCGGAAAATTCCAGGTTGTAGTTTTCCGTCATAGAATTTGACTTCAGCTGGTATTGCCTGCGTCTACACCCATTGTAAACAGAGCACCCTTGCCGCAAGTAAGCGACACGTGTTTATAAGTAAGTTAATCACACCGAGTAATCGAGAGCATTATTCGATTTTCCTACTCACAGCGTTGTTTAATAAATTATTCGCTATGTTTACAACGCCACCGTTTGTAATATTAGGTAGTTTTAGCTaaccgttggtaaggttatcgtgGCTGTAGGAACCAACTGCTGTCAgagtgactcagaatcttatccactcattggttccggttgatacggttcgacgcaaagGAAAACAGGAAGCACTCCTGGATGACTCCGGAAAatatggattggattggattgtgaAAACATGCAGAAGAAATTAACCCAACTGTGCTGCTCCCGCGTCCGGAAGACAGCACTTGTTAGCGTTTATTTTGCTTTGACAGTGAGCAGGGTCACCTTGTGCACGACATCCCCTGCTCTTTGCTCTGACTTCCTAGCTAGCTTCCTGAAGGTCTTGCGCGCACCAGTTAATATGTGTAGGGGAATTGTTATATTAGGACCCCGAAACAGTGTGTAACGAGGATGTAGTCTTCAACAACTTTCAGAGATCGTGCCTATGTAAGTTAACCTCTAGATTTTCGATAGTGCAGGTCACGTCCTACTTTTCAGCGGGAGCAATTATCCGTGAGTGCGAGAATCGCTTAGCGATTATGTTCCCTGGCATGTGTTTCACTCACAGTATACTGCTATATGGTTATGCTATTATGTTCCGAGAAATGTCACGCCCCCACACCGCGTGGTAGAACTCGTCTCATTGAACGAATGCAGCGCTGTGACACGCTATTAAAAGGCGAATCGACCGTGTCATTAGTTTTATGACTAGCCATATAACAATCTTCGTCATAAGTACCTCAACACGTGTGCCAGCTTGCACTGTGGGGCCTCGAGACCACTATGACGGATCTATAATATCCTCATGCCAAACGAGATTCCCCTATTCAGTATATGTTCGATTTAAGCGCTAAAAATAGTGCCCGATAACGGCGTCTGCGTCAACCTCCACAGGCCGTGAAGCCGCGCACTTTCCTGACTATTGCCTGACCTCTGCACGTCCACGAACGTATCCTCTTCCTCAAGTCATCATCGCGGAAACCACAGTCTAGCTGTACGTCACGCAGAAAACTTGGACGCTGTTCCCAGAAGGAAAGAACTGCTTAATTTGTACCAACCGTACAAATCGTGTCACTCGTACTGACTTTCACTGACGAGTGCAATGAATATGGGAGGAGGTCAAAGACCATTACGGTTCGTCTGGCTGCACGCCGCGGGATTCACGGCGTAACCGCGAAAGTGACAGTCAGAGGCCACGCCCCCGCATTGTCAGCACGCGTCATGTTCTCGTCACGCCGGATGGAACGCTTCGTTTGCTTTATAGACCACAGCTTTCTTTTTTGGGAAAACTGGCGGATATCGATGAAACGAAACGTTACAGGATGATACATAGCGATCACGCACTGCCGTTGCCGCAAGTTGGACAGAAAAGCGCGCTGAAGCATTGTAGTATGTACCTTGAGTGATGAACTGCTCACGTAGCCCAACGGCTGACTTCCGCGTAATTTCTTCTAATTCGCGATAAAGCACATCGAATAACTTCCCTCTCCTTTGGATCTTCTGTTTTTGCAGGTCTGCTGTCCACTGGTGATTCCCGGAAATATGAATGCCCTCACGCTGTTGCTTACTTTGTGCATGCACTTGTCAGCTCTCGTGAAAGGATATACCATCAACATCACCATCAACACAGTTGACCCAACACCACGTGAGTACCACATACGATCTGCTGTATAGTACGCTCATATGCTTCTTCGGAAGAAATGGGATTCGAGATTGGATAGAACATCTTTCATTAGCGTATAGCCGACAGCCAAATACTTCCCGCGAAAGCAGCACGGTACCAATAAGTTCAAGGCTGATATGTGCCTCAGCTGGTAGTACACATTCACTGTAGGTTCACACTTTTAATTAGCTTCCCGCATTTAACGGGTTCCTGCGCACGTGTCTAGCTCTGAATTGCCAGTATATTGATTGTGATAATGCGATAAGTACGATGTTGTTCAAAAGTGTGTCCTTTTCCATTCTGTGTTTGGATCGTGCTGTGTGCCAGCTATTTGGCTGTTTACTGCACTTAGTAGCAGTTTACTAGACCTAGAGGAGTGGGGCTTACCGGACCAAAGAGTCGGTGGTTCCAGTTTGGATGCAGTCGAGCATAGGTTCTACAAGAGATAAattttcatgttgctttcatcTCAAGCATAGTTTGGTTCCCTGCTAAATGACGACAGCCGTCGACAGTGTTAGGACTTCCTTGCGTTGTTCTTAGTACCGTACGTGAACCGCAAAATTGTCACCTACCTTTTATAACAAACCCTACTTGTAAATTAGCGTTTCTTTTTCTAGATGAGATTAAAAACATGGTTCTGACGGCTACCACTTTTGGAAGGCGTTAGATCTGCACGTGTCTAACGTAATACATTCGTGTACTTCGTGCCTCGAACCCTTCCATAACAGCAGTTCAAGAGCCCATACAttaacgaaaaagaagaaaaattaacTCTTTAATAATTTTCTACATGACAAGGGTAACATGCCACGTTTTGCCCATGGACTGTTTTCGTCGTGCCCTTCAGGTGGGATGGAAGATGGGGAAACAACGATATCATGACTACCTTTGTTCAATAGCCGTGCAACAGAATAAGTGTATGTCATTATAATACCAACTACTGATTCAAGACTCAATCTAACACTATTTTTGTTGACTTATCATTGACTGAGTTGTCTCGGTAAATAAACAACCTTGAGTACGATCGTATCTGCAGGGTTCATTGAAAGCTACCCTCCTGCACTCCAACGTCGTCCAGTATACTACTACTCGCAAAGCCGGCCGCCAACCAGGCATAAGCGCCCATATTCACCCAAATACTATTACTACCAACGTCCCCCACCGGAGCCAAGACCACGGCCGCAACAATCGTTGAGACCAGCGTATGGACCTCCCTACCAGATCGAGCCAGGCCCCGCGTTGCGGCCCATACCATCGGCAACTGCACCATTTTCCGGTCTGGCAGATAATACGTACGATGGTGCCAGTAACAGTGGCGGCCACAGCATTGTGCAGCTTTTCCGGAGGCCACCGTCCAAGCCAGGAAGGGCAAGCATCGGGTCCGACGCCTGTGTAGGCGGTGCCCGGTGCACGTTCTTCCTGCAGTGTTGGATGGTAGGTGGGTCATTGGGCTCCTCTTGCGGACCGCTGCTCACATGCTGCATCACGCCGTCTGACTCCATCATCAAGCCACGCTACTATGGCCCTGTCAAGAATGATCCATGTAAGTGGTTCCTACTGCCGGGATATATTGTTGGCCGCCACCGATGGCAAATGCACACTACTGTATCCTAATGATGCCTGTACTTCCTCACAGACTGTGGCCGTAGCGGCGGACGAATCAGCCGCATCGTGGGGGGAAACGAAGCAGAGTTCGGACAGTTCCCATGGCAAGCATTCATCCAAGTAGCGGGAAGTCGTTGTGGGGGCACACTGGTCTCCAGACAACACGTTGTCACCGCTGGGCATTGTGTGGCAAAGTACGTAGGCTTCATTATCTTTCTGTTCGCGCAGGTTTAAGTGCCGTAAGTATGACGGCTGACCGCGCTATAACAAGAATAGAAACTGCTTTCCGACAAGGTAGTGCTGGCCGAAGAAATCGTTTGTTGGGCGTGAAAGCGAGGTATACGGGATAATGCGGGGTTTCTTATTTCCACCTTTGTTTTCATCGAGGACGCCGCCCGGTTAAGGTCGCCTAGCCCGTGTTAGAAAGGAAGTTGTGCTAACTTTTCCTCTCTTGTTCCCCCCATTGTTCGAGCAGGTACCAGTACACTCCTTCGAGCATCCGTGTGACGCTGGGCGACTACGTGCTCAACTCAGACGTGGAGAGCATCCCGAGCGAGACGTTCGGTGTGCGCCAAATTCGCATCCACCCAAACTTCCGATTTACGCCTCAAGCTGATCGTTATGACGTCGCCGTGCTCGTCCTAGATCGGCCGGTCGTCTACAAGCCTAACATAATGCCCATCTGCCTACCTCCAAAGGACGCTGACTTCGTGAGCAGGATAGCAGTTGCTGCTGGCTGGGGAGCCCTGGAGCCAGGTAATTTGTGCACACGTTACAACCGATATATTTCATTCTCTACTCGTACCCTTTGCAGAGTTCCTATAGAACCAGACAAGATAGATTTGTTTGCTCTCCGAAGCAACCCGAGAGAGGATGATTTTATTCCCTTCGTCCTCTTCCTCTCGTGCACCCACACTTCCTCTACTACACCCTTTATATGCGTCTTCGGGAGTACTTAAAGAGAAGTCTGCATGTGATGTATGTAATGGCAAGATTAGGCTGAAGCGAAGTCTCTCTTCAAAACGGAACTATATCTTCAGTAATTGCTAAGGGATCAGCTTCTTTTTTTGTCtggatatttattttattattttattttatattttatttttattatttatttatatatctGGATATTTTTGTTAAGGAATTGGCTTACGTCATACTCAGTAGAAGAACACGGCCACGCTGTCACTTAAAGGGCAAGCTTTTTTCAGTGACCTGCGATGAACTTTGATTGATACGGCGTCTCATATTTAATGAGGAATGCGGAAAATTTTACTAACAGCACAAGCTGAAGAGCTGTATAAAGGATTGGCTTCGTATGCACCTTCTTGGTGCATTAGGCTTTTCCTGGGAAGACTTTTTAAGTTCAATGAACAAGTCGGGATTAACTAAAGCCAAAATTGTGTTCCCAAACCGCTACGATGGGTAGTAAACGCTTCTGGCCCGAACTCGCAGCCTTACATGCTACAACTTTAAATTTAACTAGACGAAACTGTTTCTATACGACGATCACAAAAACTTAAGCACCAGTGAGCGCCCAGCCAGGATCTACAGTGTAGCTTCAATGAATTTGAGGTGTTTTGAATAAAACATAAAGCGGCCTGCTGCACGATGGCTACCCACATTCCAACGTCGCCTACTCTGCTACACCTATGTGACTGGCTCTTACGTTGTCTAGGAGTATAATTTAAAACGTACTATGTTCTTCAGCTAGCACGATGCAATAAGCACTCATATATCATCCACTGCATTCTCATTCTCCAGGCTCCAAAGTGCGCCCCAGAGTCCTGCAGCACGTTCACGTACCTGTGCTGCCAAACCAAGTGTGCGAAACGTGGCACCGCCGTCAAGGAATTAATATCCGCATACACGATGAGATGCTTTGTGCGGGATATGAGCGCGGAGGAAAAGACTCCTGTCAGGTAAGGTACCGGGGGTCCGTGTAGTAAGAATAAGAACACTAACGCTATTATCATAATTTCCACGCAGGGCGACTCTGGCGGTCCTCTTATGCTGAATCACTACGGCGTATACTACCTTATTGGCATCGTGTCAGCTGGCTACTCGTGTGCGAAGAACTATCAGCCGGGCATTTACCACAGGGTCAGCAGTTCGTCCGACTGGATTTCATCAAGTTTGCATTAGCACGCAAATGAGTTGCGAAGGAACATTTATAATACTTGCGGGGACCGAAACGTGGCCAGTGTTTACGGTCTGAGTACTTTCAGTGCTTTCCGGTGCTCAGATTCGCTGGAAGAATTTCGACAGCAAGAACGGAGGCGCTGTCGGTGCCTCAAAGCAGAATGTCCGATACTACCAGTCAAACTGCGTCTACGTCTCTGGTGCATCGCACTGACGCCCTAACACCGCACGGTCCAGAAGCAGCTCCGTGAGGCCTTTGGGTCGTGGATGGCTATGTGCAGACAGCCAGCTTGTCACTGGTTTCTTCTGTGCGTTGTGAAGGATTATGTTTACTTTTAACAACTGCAAATTTTCTAATACTACGTCTGTTTGCAGGTCAAGCAGTTTTCAATCGCAATATCTGTTCTTAGGATGCGAAAAACGTTTAAAATGCGTGGTTTATGTGGAACATCTACGCTGAATAAAATTTAAGAAGCTGTGTCTGTATTGCGTTTCCTAGCGCTTGGAAACTCATCGGCAAGCATCTTCAGTGAATTGAGTAATTCAGATTGAGCTGTTTGAAGAACATTCAttgctttttctctctctccttttttcctCCGAGCGACACACTTGCTCCTATCAGGTCACTTGTAATATAAAATTTACTTTCCTACACTTACATGGTCCTCATTGGAATATACATTTTTTGCTCTCATTTTAATAGCAATATAGCAATTTTCGGTAAACGTGGGCACCATAGTTTGCCACTTAAAACCATACTAGAACTGCAGATCAGTAGGAGTGGTCTTTCACATCAGTCTCATTCATGTCAATGCAAATAGCAAGAGTTATTTTCGCGTGACCTACAACAAAGCTAAGGGCATGTTAGGCTGTTTAAAACTTACAAGCTACACTGGTGAAATCGTAAAATATTGTCGAACGGCTCACACGAAAACACTGCGCACAGGAAGTTAAAAGCGCTGCATATAACCTATATTTGCCACATGACGGGAAAGCGACATGTGTGACCGCCACCGTGACTACAGGGCCTGATAAATGACTGAAAATCTTCAACAGCGCACTGACGGTATGACATGTACAGCACCTGGAATCTAGCATACGAATAACGACTGCACCACAGTGCCAGATTCTGGTTAGGATGGTATTGCCCGGTATGGGTGACTTGCAGTGCGAAGATGTTTCAAAATTCGCAATTCTTCAAATAATGAAACCGTCTTCAAGCATCATCCATGATCCTATAGACATATCGTAGCGTGCATACTGCAATCAGAGGTAGTGGGAAGTTGCAAGCTCACGTGTATTGTGTGCTAACGGTAATGCAAACGACTTATACACATTCAAGAAGGTAAGTGCTGTTGAAACTGTGAATATAAATATCCATAATTTATTCAGGTACAGTGATAGGTAGATGTTACGGGTGACCATGAGAGTGAATCAAAAACCGAGAGGTGAAGAACTTGCAGGATAACACACAGATAGTGCTGGACCACAGTGTCAAATTAGTTCTGTCagcgtgcgtgtgtgttttaTTGATACACGAGGTTTGTGTTCACTGGGagtcaacaacacagccaactaCTAAAGGTGAAAACCTCGGCGCGACACCTGCAAGAAGCATGAGGGTAGTCTTAATAAATGCAGCTACATTATAGCTACGAAATAGTTTAGCAGCTACGAAATAGTTAGCAGTGAGAGACATGCGAGGGCATCCTCATCGCTTTCTCTGCAGGGGTAAATACACAGGGATGCCTCGGTTGTCCCCGAGGTTGAACGAGCAGGACGACTTCCAAGGAGGACGTACACatgttgtaggaaaatttaatacgacgtggaacggtcagtacatagacagcgcctcaaaacaatatttacaatttatgaGCTATGAGGCTATGAGGGGCGATATATACATTGCTACGCTTCATGATACAAGAGGGATATGCAGTATTAACATTCGATGGAGCATGAGACGGGTGATGGGAGTGATGAGTGATGGGAGGGGTACTGTTCACGGGGGGACACCACGGACAGATATGGAGCCCCcttgcaccaaaagcgaagggtGGAACCGCCACCGCTGCAGAAACTCGTCGCCGCCGAGTGCAAAGAGTTCTTGTTGCAAGCTATTAGTCACGGGAATGCGCAGTTGACGAACCAGCAGGAAAACGGGGATGTTCCGCCGCCGTTGAGCGACAGCCTTGCAACGGGCCTTCCACAACACTGCAGCGCCACACGCAGTGAATAGCACACTCAGCCTGTTTGGGCGCCTTTGATCACACTGCACGGGACAAAGCACATTCGTGCAACGTCTAACCAAGTGCCAGAAGATGCGGGAAATGCGGCACTCGAATAGCACGTGGTAGTTTGTTTCTGCCCTGCCGCAGTACCGGCAGGCCTCAGTTGATGTGATGTCCCACGCATGCAGCCGGTCGGGTGTGGGAGGTATCCGGCAGGCAAAGGACCAAATGATGTCGCGCAGTTGACCAGGAAGCCACGGGCCGACGAACGATGTCCAAGAGATGCCTGAAGCATAGTCCCACCCGTCTTCTGAGGCTCTCAGTGGTTGCGGCAGAGTCCAGCAAAACTAGCTTGGTCATCGTTGAAGGCGAAGTGGATTGCAAACTGGAAGCAGCGGGGAGCAGAGACGAGACCTTCTGATAGTAAGCCCGAACCGCCGCGTGAAATCGGTGAGGAGCTGCACGATGGCCATGTTGGAGAGCGTCCCACCAGAGGCCGAGCAAGACTTTAGTTGGAGAGTCCGCCGCATTGAGAATTCGCAGTGTGGTGCTGAGCGCAATGCCCCGGTTCATCAGCCCAACATCGGGAAGGTTGACTCCGCCAGCAGACTGCGGGAACGAAAGCATGGTTCGCGAGACTGGTCACCTTCGCTTCTTCCAGAAGAACGACGAGAGGCATGAATGGATGCTCGTCACAGCAGCGTGTGGGGCGATCGAAACATGACTGAGATGCCACACGCGCCCGAGCAGAACACTACGCACCATGTAGGGCCGCTCGTGATACGATAGTTCATAGTAGATTGCAGACACGCATTTCACTTGCACCTCTTCGAGGGCCGCTGACCAATTGTCAGCAGTTGGCCCGCGTGTGTTAAACACCACACCAAGGATCTTAAGCGATGAGGCGCACACTAACGGCAATGACATATACTGCGCCGGACTACCGAGTGGCATACACTTCGTCTTCCGGTAATTCAACGCTCCTCCAGACACAGCTGCGTAGGATTTCTCTGTTCAGTCATTGTAGATGGTCTTGCGAAATTCTTCAACAACTGGGTCGATTATCTCGTTGGTACTGGGCGCGTCAACTAAGTATTCCAAAGTGTTCGAGATCCCAGAATGTGTACTTGCATGACCCCGACACTTGGACAACTTTGATCGCTTCTGTCGGATCCCTGAAGCGTCCACGAAACCACCTTTCTACAGATGCTAAGCTGTCATCGAGCTTCTTTACAGACCAGTTTCGATTTCGCAGCGGTGGTATCCAGCCACCAGTATCCAGAGACGTCTATAGGTATTTGCTCGGATCATCTGCGATGAGATTTTGATTGATGAATGCGCAGCTGCCGTATAAAAGGATCAGCGAACACATGAAGGTTCCGTGAGCATAGTTGGTCGAATTCGAGCGCTTCAATCTCCGCTCCCCTATCGGAACAAAGTGAAGAAGGGCAAGAGTCTCACCAGACTTCCAGGGAACTGCGTGTTCGCTCTGTGCCCGAAAGTGGAAATGGCAAGCTCTTCGTGGCCTACTGTTGCACATCTGAGCTTTCAAGGCACATCTCGACGAATGAATCTTCATCAGCTACCGCCATCCAGTAGGATACGCAAAACCTTCTGGGAAGCTCCAGGAATACCTTGTGTTCGAACTCTTGCTGCTCGGAACATCACTACTGCGTTGTTGTTAGCCGTTGAGACATTTATGGGCAAAGACGCGGGCACAACGTGGGGTTGTTCAGGTCTCATATCAGTGCTCTGTTGAAGCGTTGAAACCATAGATTAGGCCTTATGTGCAGGGAGGTCCTTGGTTGTCGATACGTTTGTGGATTTAGAGGGACGGTCGAATcaggaaacccatctatgaaacgaTATCACTGTGTTCGCTAGCCGTCAAATCTACCTGGCTCAGTTTTTCGTTCGAAaactgcttagatattaaatgaCAGAACTTTAAAGATCGGCGCTACTTCCACGGCAGGAGAGGCTCCTGCTGCGTGACATCGTCcgctaagcggaggagtgagaacGCGGCGCTCAGAGGAAGAAAAGCGCCTCGAACTCTATGTGACGCCAGCACGGCCGCGGTATTCTTTATCTCAAGGTCGCGCTCTGAATGGTTCTGaggaagtgacgttttctcgttgtTTAGGTAAACTAGCTTCCGGCATACCCCTGCTCTTGTCGTTCcgtcgataccgtggtcagtggtccagcaggaataaaatgacactgtaGTTTCGACCCTTCCCTTTA
It contains:
- the LOC135385995 gene encoding testisin-like isoform X2, which encodes MNALTLLLTLCMHLSALVKGYTINITINTVDPTPRFIESYPPALQRRPVYYYSQSRPPTRHKRPYSPKYYYYQRPPPEPRPRPQQSLRPAYGPPYQIEPGPALRPIPSATAPFSGLADNTYDGASNSGGHSIVQLFRRPPSKPGRASIGSDACVGGARCTFFLQCWMVGGSLGSSCGPLLTCCITPSDSIIKPRYYGPVKNDPYCGRSGGRISRIVGGNEAEFGQFPWQAFIQVAGSRCGGTLVSRQHVVTAGHCVAKYQYTPSSIRVTLGDYVLNSDVESIPSETFGVRQIRIHPNFRFTPQADRYDVAVLVLDRPVVYKPNIMPICLPPKDADFVSRIAVAAGWGALEPGSKVRPRVLQHVHVPVLPNQVCETWHRRQGINIRIHDEMLCAGYERGGKDSCQGDSGGPLMLNHYGVYYLIGIVSAGYSCAKNYQPGIYHRVSSSSDWISSSLH
- the LOC135385995 gene encoding testisin-like isoform X1 — protein: MNCSRSPTADFRVCCPLVIPGNMNALTLLLTLCMHLSALVKGYTINITINTVDPTPRFIESYPPALQRRPVYYYSQSRPPTRHKRPYSPKYYYYQRPPPEPRPRPQQSLRPAYGPPYQIEPGPALRPIPSATAPFSGLADNTYDGASNSGGHSIVQLFRRPPSKPGRASIGSDACVGGARCTFFLQCWMVGGSLGSSCGPLLTCCITPSDSIIKPRYYGPVKNDPYCGRSGGRISRIVGGNEAEFGQFPWQAFIQVAGSRCGGTLVSRQHVVTAGHCVAKYQYTPSSIRVTLGDYVLNSDVESIPSETFGVRQIRIHPNFRFTPQADRYDVAVLVLDRPVVYKPNIMPICLPPKDADFVSRIAVAAGWGALEPGSKVRPRVLQHVHVPVLPNQVCETWHRRQGINIRIHDEMLCAGYERGGKDSCQGDSGGPLMLNHYGVYYLIGIVSAGYSCAKNYQPGIYHRVSSSSDWISSSLH